In the Arachis ipaensis cultivar K30076 chromosome B10, Araip1.1, whole genome shotgun sequence genome, one interval contains:
- the LOC107623019 gene encoding uncharacterized protein LOC107623019 isoform X1: MERLSLQQLYTLPTTTSTLPIQQFLFPLFTAPTPFPTELHSQRCCRTTMHRPFEAFPKRQDRACISKQTQAEVEAEEEASYSDDDLSFLSLSEKPDRNMALLDDYEADELDLDFGPNHRSGYVALLGKPNVGKSTLANQMIGQKLSIVTDKPQTTRHRILCICSGSDYQMVLYDTPGVLQKEMHKLDSMMMKNVRSAAVNADCVLVLVDACKAPEKIDEVLEDGIGGDLEEKPPTLLILNKKDLIKPGEVAKKLEWYEKFTDVDEVIPVSAKYGHGVEDVRDWILSKLPNGPAYYPKDIVSEHPERFFVAEIVREKIFMQYRNEIPYACQVNVVSYKTRPTAKDFIQVEILVEKNSQKIIVIGREGKALKLLATAARLDIEDFLQKKVYLEIEVKVKENWRQDEGLLNHYGYGGQIRVI; the protein is encoded by the exons ATGGAGAGACTGTCCTTGCAGCAGCTATACACACTTCCAACTACAACCTCAACTCTTCCCATTCAGCAATTCCTCTTCCCCTTATTCACAGCCCCAACTCCCTTCCCAACTGAATTGCACTCCCAAAGATGTTGCAGAACCACCATGCATCGTCCATTTGAAGCATTCCCCAAGAGACAAGACCGTGCTTGCATCAGCAAACAAACACAAGCAGAAGTAGAAGCAGAGGAAGAAGCTTCTTATTCAGATGATGATCTGTCCTTCTTGTCCCTCAGCGAGAAGCCTGATAGGAACATGGCCTTGCTTGACGATTATGAGGCCGACGAGCTCGACTTGGATTTTGGCCCAAATCACAGAAGCG GATATGTGGCTTTACTTGGCAAGCCAAATGTTGGGAAGAGTACACTGGCAAACCAAATGATTGGCCAAAAGCTCTCAATAGTTACAGATAAACCTCAGACAACCAGGCATCGAATTCTCTGTATATGTTCTGGCTCAGATTATCAG ATGGTACTTTATGACACACCTGGCGTCTTACAGAAGGAAATGCACAAATTAgactcaatgatgatgaaaaatgtTCGCAGTGCTGCAGTAAATGCTGACTGTGTGTTGGTCCTTGTTGATGCATGTAAAGCGCCTGAAAAA ATTGATGAAGTGTTGGAAGATGGAATAGGAGGAGACCTTGAAGAAAAGCCTCCAACTCTATTGATTCTGAACAAGAAGGATCTTATCAAACCTGGTGAAGTTGCAAAGAAACTGGAG TGGTATGAGAAATTTACCGATGTtgatgaggtgattccagttagTGCCAAATATGGTCATGGGGTTGAAGATGTCAGGGACTGGATATTGTCAAAGCTTCCCAATGGACCAGCTTATTATCCAAAG GACATTGTCAGTGAGCATCCAGAAAGATTTTTTGTGGCTGAAATTGTTAGAGAAAAGATTTTTATGCAGTATCGAAATGAGATTCCGTACGCATGCCAG GTAAACGTTGTAAGCTATAAGACTCGGCCAACTGCAAAGGATTTCATACAAGTGGAGATTTTGGTTGAGAAAAACTCTCAGAAGATAATTGTTATTGGAAGA GAAGGAAAGGCTTTGAAACTGCTTGCAACAGCTGCTCGCCTTGACATAGAAGATTTTCTACAGAAGAAAGTTTATCTTGAG ATTGAAGTGAAAGTCAAAGAAAATTGGCGACAAGATGAAGGACTTCTTAATCATTATGGTTATGGGGGTCAGATACGTGTTATATGA
- the LOC107623019 gene encoding uncharacterized protein LOC107623019 isoform X2, with translation MMICPSCPSARSLIGTWPCLTIMRPTSSTWILAQITEAVLWTVEFRVGFKVNAGYVALLGKPNVGKSTLANQMIGQKLSIVTDKPQTTRHRILCICSGSDYQMVLYDTPGVLQKEMHKLDSMMMKNVRSAAVNADCVLVLVDACKAPEKIDEVLEDGIGGDLEEKPPTLLILNKKDLIKPGEVAKKLEWYEKFTDVDEVIPVSAKYGHGVEDVRDWILSKLPNGPAYYPKDIVSEHPERFFVAEIVREKIFMQYRNEIPYACQVNVVSYKTRPTAKDFIQVEILVEKNSQKIIVIGREGKALKLLATAARLDIEDFLQKKVYLEIEVKVKENWRQDEGLLNHYGYGGQIRVI, from the exons ATGATGATCTGTCCTTCTTGTCCCTCAGCGAGAAGCCTGATAGGAACATGGCCTTGCTTGACGATTATGAGGCCGACGAGCTCGACTTGGATTTTGGCCCAAATCACAGAAGCG GTCCTATGGACAGTTGAATTTAGGGTGGGTTTTAAG GTAAATGCAGGATATGTGGCTTTACTTGGCAAGCCAAATGTTGGGAAGAGTACACTGGCAAACCAAATGATTGGCCAAAAGCTCTCAATAGTTACAGATAAACCTCAGACAACCAGGCATCGAATTCTCTGTATATGTTCTGGCTCAGATTATCAG ATGGTACTTTATGACACACCTGGCGTCTTACAGAAGGAAATGCACAAATTAgactcaatgatgatgaaaaatgtTCGCAGTGCTGCAGTAAATGCTGACTGTGTGTTGGTCCTTGTTGATGCATGTAAAGCGCCTGAAAAA ATTGATGAAGTGTTGGAAGATGGAATAGGAGGAGACCTTGAAGAAAAGCCTCCAACTCTATTGATTCTGAACAAGAAGGATCTTATCAAACCTGGTGAAGTTGCAAAGAAACTGGAG TGGTATGAGAAATTTACCGATGTtgatgaggtgattccagttagTGCCAAATATGGTCATGGGGTTGAAGATGTCAGGGACTGGATATTGTCAAAGCTTCCCAATGGACCAGCTTATTATCCAAAG GACATTGTCAGTGAGCATCCAGAAAGATTTTTTGTGGCTGAAATTGTTAGAGAAAAGATTTTTATGCAGTATCGAAATGAGATTCCGTACGCATGCCAG GTAAACGTTGTAAGCTATAAGACTCGGCCAACTGCAAAGGATTTCATACAAGTGGAGATTTTGGTTGAGAAAAACTCTCAGAAGATAATTGTTATTGGAAGA GAAGGAAAGGCTTTGAAACTGCTTGCAACAGCTGCTCGCCTTGACATAGAAGATTTTCTACAGAAGAAAGTTTATCTTGAG ATTGAAGTGAAAGTCAAAGAAAATTGGCGACAAGATGAAGGACTTCTTAATCATTATGGTTATGGGGGTCAGATACGTGTTATATGA
- the LOC107623019 gene encoding uncharacterized protein LOC107623019 isoform X3, producing MRPTSSTWILAQITEAVNAGYVALLGKPNVGKSTLANQMIGQKLSIVTDKPQTTRHRILCICSGSDYQMVLYDTPGVLQKEMHKLDSMMMKNVRSAAVNADCVLVLVDACKAPEKIDEVLEDGIGGDLEEKPPTLLILNKKDLIKPGEVAKKLEWYEKFTDVDEVIPVSAKYGHGVEDVRDWILSKLPNGPAYYPKDIVSEHPERFFVAEIVREKIFMQYRNEIPYACQVNVVSYKTRPTAKDFIQVEILVEKNSQKIIVIGREGKALKLLATAARLDIEDFLQKKVYLEIEVKVKENWRQDEGLLNHYGYGGQIRVI from the exons ATGAGGCCGACGAGCTCGACTTGGATTTTGGCCCAAATCACAGAAGCG GTAAATGCAGGATATGTGGCTTTACTTGGCAAGCCAAATGTTGGGAAGAGTACACTGGCAAACCAAATGATTGGCCAAAAGCTCTCAATAGTTACAGATAAACCTCAGACAACCAGGCATCGAATTCTCTGTATATGTTCTGGCTCAGATTATCAG ATGGTACTTTATGACACACCTGGCGTCTTACAGAAGGAAATGCACAAATTAgactcaatgatgatgaaaaatgtTCGCAGTGCTGCAGTAAATGCTGACTGTGTGTTGGTCCTTGTTGATGCATGTAAAGCGCCTGAAAAA ATTGATGAAGTGTTGGAAGATGGAATAGGAGGAGACCTTGAAGAAAAGCCTCCAACTCTATTGATTCTGAACAAGAAGGATCTTATCAAACCTGGTGAAGTTGCAAAGAAACTGGAG TGGTATGAGAAATTTACCGATGTtgatgaggtgattccagttagTGCCAAATATGGTCATGGGGTTGAAGATGTCAGGGACTGGATATTGTCAAAGCTTCCCAATGGACCAGCTTATTATCCAAAG GACATTGTCAGTGAGCATCCAGAAAGATTTTTTGTGGCTGAAATTGTTAGAGAAAAGATTTTTATGCAGTATCGAAATGAGATTCCGTACGCATGCCAG GTAAACGTTGTAAGCTATAAGACTCGGCCAACTGCAAAGGATTTCATACAAGTGGAGATTTTGGTTGAGAAAAACTCTCAGAAGATAATTGTTATTGGAAGA GAAGGAAAGGCTTTGAAACTGCTTGCAACAGCTGCTCGCCTTGACATAGAAGATTTTCTACAGAAGAAAGTTTATCTTGAG ATTGAAGTGAAAGTCAAAGAAAATTGGCGACAAGATGAAGGACTTCTTAATCATTATGGTTATGGGGGTCAGATACGTGTTATATGA